The following proteins are encoded in a genomic region of Rhodothermales bacterium:
- a CDS encoding phosphatase PAP2 family protein, with translation MNSDFSSQAMQVLRPVDRLLMIVQALFAVFWAMSWGEASIVPAMVAAHVIAIFVPVVISRMASGGSRPLTLVRLVYPLIFIGLHWTEAGLIHAELHDSVFDTVVMGWDLALFGVHLQEVWLPAMPYVWLSEIMLLLYFTYYPVVFGSPLPLLYQKRDDATTDLVFRLFLTYMACFVIYLFFPVEGPKMSVGRFDGPHTQGFFYRLVEGLTEAGDSLGTAFPSSHVAGMTALAIAGYKWFGKKTNIVLTSLAIGMTISTVYVQHHFAIDALAGVLLAVLCALVAPYLRRGLMRIPVPHRSARGSA, from the coding sequence ATGCAAGTGCTTCGGCCGGTCGACCGGTTGCTGATGATTGTGCAGGCGCTGTTCGCGGTGTTCTGGGCGATGTCGTGGGGGGAGGCTTCGATCGTTCCGGCGATGGTGGCGGCCCATGTGATCGCCATCTTCGTGCCGGTCGTAATCAGTCGAATGGCAAGTGGCGGCAGCAGGCCGCTGACCCTCGTTCGTCTGGTCTATCCTCTGATCTTCATCGGTCTTCATTGGACCGAGGCCGGGTTGATTCACGCAGAGTTGCATGATTCTGTTTTCGACACCGTCGTGATGGGCTGGGATCTTGCGCTGTTCGGTGTTCACCTGCAGGAAGTTTGGCTGCCCGCGATGCCGTACGTGTGGCTCAGCGAGATCATGCTGTTGCTGTACTTCACATACTACCCGGTCGTTTTCGGCAGTCCGTTGCCACTTCTATATCAGAAGCGTGACGATGCGACAACAGATCTTGTCTTTCGGCTTTTTCTCACCTATATGGCATGTTTCGTTATCTACCTCTTCTTCCCCGTGGAGGGACCGAAGATGAGTGTAGGTCGATTTGACGGTCCGCACACGCAAGGATTCTTCTACAGACTGGTGGAGGGTCTGACTGAAGCGGGTGATTCACTGGGGACGGCGTTCCCGAGTTCGCATGTTGCGGGAATGACGGCGCTGGCGATTGCTGGCTACAAGTGGTTTGGCAAAAAGACCAATATCGTGCTGACAAGCCTTGCGATCGGGATGACGATCTCGACCGTTTATGTCCAGCACCATTTCGCCATCGATGCATTGGCCGGGGTGCTGCTCGCGGTGTTGTGTGCCCTCGTGGCGCCGTACTTGCGGCGGGGGTTGATGCGAATTCCGGTCCCGCACCGGTCTGCACGGGGTTCAGCGTGA